AGAAATtagctttttgtttgtttcaattgTGGAAATAGGATGAGTGTTGAGTGCTAGGAGccagcttttattttattttatttttgttacacTGAGTTCTTGGCTGTGCATTCCGGCAGCTGTTGGCTCTGATGTCAACTGCATGATAAATCTGTTCTGGGTTTCAGTCCAAACTTTATAAAGGAGCAATCCAAACTACTGAACCTTATCCGCAAAGTAGCTTTAATATCTTGAGTAGTCTTTATCAATTCAGCTTAAAGCATGCCAAGTTGGAGTTGATCCCATATTAACCCAGTGCTCTCTAGCTCAGGTCCTCAGGCACTgtgactacaattcctataagTTCTCCCAGTGATAAAAATGATTCAAAATATCATCTGCCTAATTAGCCACAATTATAAATGCCATACAGCTCAGGGATTCTAGTTGTTGGAGTCAAAAATATTAACTTTCTTAAGCTTGACATTCAAGTATATCCAAAGAACTCCCTCTGTTTCTGAAGAACATCTAGTTAAGTTATTTTCATCTcctgattagactactgcaaggcACTATATGTTGGGCTACCTCTGCCCTgaactatggtggaggctccttccttggaggcttttaagcagaggctggatggccatctgtcgggggtgctttaaatgcgatttcctgcttcttggcagggggttggactagatggcccaaaaggtctcttccaactctactattgtatgattctagggccagccaacacctctgagcaaaggattcccccaggaatcagccaggccttgaagctgcaaagcttttcagtgctaatcaaggtgatcaattgcaacattccaacaggcaagagttctttctcccgccttagacattattccacagatatataaaccccccttgcctagtctccaacaggcctcacaacctctgcggatgcctgccatagatgtgggcgaaacgtcaggagagaatgcttctggggtatgcatggccatacagcccggaaaattgaCAGCAAACAGAGTGGttccggggttgttgtatgtattccgggctgtatggccatgttccagaactattctccctagagtggttccggccatgaaagccttccgacAACACAACGTGCCATGACTTTTGGCAGGCTGCTCTGGTTCCCACTCCCAGAATGGCAGAAAGCCACGGGCTGCTCGCCTGCTTTGCAAATGGGACCCATCCCCACAGCAAAGCCCCGCGCGAGGGGGCTTTTCCTCTGCATCCCACGTGTTTCTCCGCCAGACAGACCGATGTCTAAGCCTGCTGTTCCCACTCTgcgcctccctccctctcgcTGCATCAGAGCGGAGccaaggcagcagcagcagcagcagcagctccgtctccctccctcccgtccTGCACATGCCTGCCCCTTCCCGccgcccttccctccctctcccctcctcGCGTCGGATCTTCCAGAGCCAGTCCCCGGGGGCCAAGTGTGGGAAGCGTCGAGTTTCCGCTCCGTTGGACTCTCCCCGGCCGCCTCCCCCGCCTGGTGTccaggaggcggcggcggagaaGGGATCCAGCGGCAGGAGAGGCAAGATGTGTTCGCCTTTTTGTGTATAACCTTGCCTCTCCTGCTTGCTTCCAAGCCTGGAAGAGCGCCCCTTTCTCTGCCGCTGCCTTGCAGGAGGGGATGCCGGAGAGAAGCCGGCCGGACCTGgtccggggagatggagcggcTGCTGGTCCCGGCGGTGCGGCTCCTGCTGGCCTCTTGCTGGCTCCTGGCGCTGCTCCCTCCTCCGGCTGAGCCCGTCTGCCCAGAGCCATGCGActgccagcagcagcagcacctccTCTGCACCAACCGGGGCCTGAGGGCCGTCCCCAAGGCCCTGGAGCCCCACGACATCCTCACCTACAGCCTGGGAGGCAACTTCATCGCCAACATCTCGGCTTTCGACTTCCACCGCCTGGGAATGCTGCAGCGCCTGGACTTGCAGTACAACCGCATCCGGACCCTGCACCCCAAGGCCTTTGAGCGCCTGGGCCGCTTGGAGGAGCTTTACCTGGGCAACAACCTCTTGGCAGCTTTGACACCAGGCACCCTGAGGCCCTTGGCCAAGCTGCGCATCCTCTACGTCAACGCCAATGAGATCGGCTACTTGAGCGCAGCATCCTTTGCCGGGTTGAGCAGCCTGGTCAAATTGCGGTTGGATGGCAACGCCTTAGGTTCCTTGGGGGATGCCACGTTTGCGGGGCTGACCAACCTGCTCTACTTGCACCTAGAGGCCAACCGTATCCGCTGGCTGAGCCGCAACGCTTTCGCCGGCCTGGGCAAACTGCGTTTCCTTGACCTGTCTGGGAACCAGCAGAGTTCGTTGCGCCATCCGGACACTTTCCGGCCTCTGCAGTTGCTTAGCACCCTCCTGCTCTCAGGCAACAACATCCAGCAATTGGGGAAAGGGCTGTTCCAGCACCTAAACAGCCTGGCGAAATTGTCGTTGAGTGGCAACCGTCTGGATTGGTTGGCACCAGACGCTTTCGCTGGGCTAGCGGCCCTCAAGGAATTGCACTTGGAAGGAAACTTACTGAGCCAACTGCCACCCCATCTCCTGCAGCCGCTCCGCAATCTAGAGGTGTTGGACTTGAGCCACAATCGGCTGCTTGGCTTCCGTCCTGATGCCTTTGTGCACTTGCACAAACTACGAGAGCTCAGTTTGCAAGAAAATGCACTGGTCACAGTCTCTGGAGACCTCTTTGCCTCCAGTCCATCTCTTTACCGGTTGGAGCTCGACGGCAATCCCTGGAGCTGTGACTGCCGCTTGCGAGGCTTGAAGCGCTGGCTGGGCTCCTGGCACTCCCAAGGAAGGCTCCTGACTGTCTTTGTGCAGTGCCGCCAACCCCTCGCCCTGGCAGGGAAGTACCTTGATTACCTTGAGGATGTGCAGCTCCTCCCTCCTGCAAATGGAACTTCTTGTTCCGAGGAGTTGGCCTCTCCTTCCCCAGACTACCGAGGGAACAGCAGCTTCAGCCCCCTAGCTGAGAAGCTCAGCTCCCTGCCTTCTCTGTCACCTATGGTGGCCTCCCAGAACATGGTCGCCTCAGTGCAGGAAGGAGGCAACCAGGGTATTGATTCAAGCCTTACAACGACAGGGCCTAGCTTGCTTCTTAGTACAAGGCCACTTTCTCCTGACCCAGCTTGGCCTAGGAGGGCAGGAAAACACTACCTGGTTTCTTCGGTGTCTGGGACGCCACCGCTGGTCACCGACCCCTGTGATTTCAACAAGCTGTTTCTGTACAACTTGTCAGTGGAGGCTGTGAGCACCAATGCTGTCACTGTGCGCTGGGGGGTCCGCCCCCATCGCAGTCCTCGCTTGCTAGGGCCTGTGCGCTTCCGGATCCTCTTTGATCGCTTCGGAGCGGCGGTCAAATTCCAGCGCTTTGTGTACATCCCTGAGTGGAGTGAGCCAGTAGCCACGTTGCAGGAGCTGCATCCGGATACTCCTTACTTGGTCTGTGTG
This sequence is a window from Anolis carolinensis isolate JA03-04 chromosome 6, rAnoCar3.1.pri, whole genome shotgun sequence. Protein-coding genes within it:
- the tril gene encoding TLR4 interactor with leucine rich repeats, which encodes MTFGRLLWFPLPEWQKATGCSPALQMGPIPTAKPRARGLFLCIPRVSPPDRPMSKPAVPTLRLPPSRCIRAEPRQQQQQQQLRLPPSRPAHACPFPPPFPPSPLLASDLPEPVPGGQVWEASSFRSVGLSPAASPAWCPGGGGGEGIQRQERQDVFAFLCITLPLLLASKPGRAPLSLPLPCRRGCRREAGRTWSGEMERLLVPAVRLLLASCWLLALLPPPAEPVCPEPCDCQQQQHLLCTNRGLRAVPKALEPHDILTYSLGGNFIANISAFDFHRLGMLQRLDLQYNRIRTLHPKAFERLGRLEELYLGNNLLAALTPGTLRPLAKLRILYVNANEIGYLSAASFAGLSSLVKLRLDGNALGSLGDATFAGLTNLLYLHLEANRIRWLSRNAFAGLGKLRFLDLSGNQQSSLRHPDTFRPLQLLSTLLLSGNNIQQLGKGLFQHLNSLAKLSLSGNRLDWLAPDAFAGLAALKELHLEGNLLSQLPPHLLQPLRNLEVLDLSHNRLLGFRPDAFVHLHKLRELSLQENALVTVSGDLFASSPSLYRLELDGNPWSCDCRLRGLKRWLGSWHSQGRLLTVFVQCRQPLALAGKYLDYLEDVQLLPPANGTSCSEELASPSPDYRGNSSFSPLAEKLSSLPSLSPMVASQNMVASVQEGGNQGIDSSLTTTGPSLLLSTRPLSPDPAWPRRAGKHYLVSSVSGTPPLVTDPCDFNKLFLYNLSVEAVSTNAVTVRWGVRPHRSPRLLGPVRFRILFDRFGAAVKFQRFVYIPEWSEPVATLQELHPDTPYLVCVEGVMGGRVCPVAPRDHCAGLVTLPKEGSGAASAVAGGARSLDQQLLTLVLLAVNALLLFLALAAWASRLVRKKVLGCRRRKAASPVHVRQMYSTRRPLRSMGTGVSADFSGFQSHRPPRSAVCALSEADLIEFPCERFMDSSAGGNSSARRLEDNLLQRFAD